From Dendropsophus ebraccatus isolate aDenEbr1 chromosome 2, aDenEbr1.pat, whole genome shotgun sequence, a single genomic window includes:
- the MCUR1 gene encoding mitochondrial calcium uniporter regulator 1, whose amino-acid sequence MFGCGRSAMEPTLRSTYSCVRRLSAIATQRPRDGACNILGSSARHPQKRTAFSSVGKKLYFDTHAVVQILEARGFTTQQSEVIVSALLKIMNTNMDLINQDMVSKVQQEISLQQVMSHIASAKKDMIILEKSEFSALRTENEKLKSELEQLKKQSIDEIAKVRANNKLDFNLEKSRVKEMYADNERKLVELRTEIVEMHSQEDRALTQTKRKVDTEVAGIKTMLESNKLDTIKYLAGSVFTCLTIALGFYRLWM is encoded by the exons ATGTTCGGCTGCGGACGTTCTGCGATGGAGCCGACCCTGCGCTCTACATACTCCTGTGTGAGGCGTTTGAGCGCCATAGCAACACAGAGGCCACGCGATGGAG CATGTAACATATTGGGTTCCTCGGCAAGGCACCCACAGAAAAGGACTGCATTTTCATCAGTGGGGAAGAAGCTCTATTTTGATACTCATGCTGTTGTTCAGATCCTGGAAGCCAGAG GGTTCACAACCCAGCAGTCAGAGGTGATTGTGTCAGCATTACTAAAAATTATGAACACCAACATGGACCTCATAAATCAAGACATGGTTTCCAAAGTACAGCAG GAGATCAGTCTTCAGCAGGTCATGTCACACATAGCCTCTGCAAAAAAGGACATGATCATTCTGGAGAAAAGTGAATTTTCAGCTCTCAGAACAGAAAATGAG aAATTAAAGAGTGAGCTAGAACAACTGAAGAAACAGTCGATT GATGAAATTGCCAAAGTCCGTGCAAATAACAAATTAGATTTTAATTTGGAGAAAAGCAGAGTAAAAGAAATG tatgCTGATAATGAGCGAAAACTTGTGGAACTTCGGACAGAAATAGTAGAAATG CATTCCCAAGAAGATAGAGCtctaacacaaacaaaaaggaaggTTGACACAGAAGTAGCAGGAATAAAGACTATGTTAGAATCAAATAAACTTGATACCATCAAATACCTTGCAG